The following nucleotide sequence is from Juglans microcarpa x Juglans regia isolate MS1-56 chromosome 6D, Jm3101_v1.0, whole genome shotgun sequence.
CATAAAGAGAGGGAGatcaatgaaaaatgaaagCTGCTGTTAGTTTGAAACCAGAGAGGGAGAAACGGAAAGAGGTCCCGTCGTGCGTTGGATGCGTCTTGCAGTGCCGTCGTGCGTTGAAGGGAAATCGAATCCAAAAAGTTGTTTTGGATTGGATGCTGTAAGAAACCAGAGAGGGAAACTAAAGAGCGAAACCAGAGAGGTCGCCGTCGTGCATTGGATCCATCTTCGCCGTTGGGACTGATGCGGTATTATGCACGTCAGCCGATATattattgataaaagaaaaaacagacgaaaaataagaaatgaagaAAGGAGTACAAGCATCTGAGAGAGAAAATGCCGTCGCGCGTTGTGGGTAGGAGAACCAGATCTGTCGTCATCGTCGTTTAGTAGGACCGAATTTGAAGCCCGTGTTTGTTTTCTTTGGCTTTCTGACGGTCTTCAATACTCCTCCCTCCTTAGCCAAACAAAAAGCGTGGACCTTTGGGTTTAACCCGCTCTTAATCCCACCCAACGCCATGATAGACTAGTTGGTGTTTAATATCTCCGCGTATCTTCAATTGGCAGCGACAACAGTAGTACTTCACCTCCATTTGAAACCATGACTAGTTGCTCCGCTTTCATACCTTGTTTTATGCTTTTGACTCTGACGATGAACCAATAAAGGCACCGTCTTTCTTCAAAATGATACCCCGAAACATCCCTGTTTTAGTTTATTAGTCACCTTGACACCCCCCCTCTCTCTGTGTCTGAAGCTCAAGCAAGAAGAATGACCATGTTTTTTCGGTGCCATCAGTGCTTATGTGTATGGCTTCTGCTCAGAGGAGGAACGGCTATGGCAGCAACCGAGAGCAGTGATTCGCAGACTAGAGAGCTGGATCAGACGCCCACATGGGCTGTTGCCGGTGTCTCTgctttcatcatcatcatttccatGCCTTGGAAAAGGTCATTCACAAACTTGGAACGGTAAGTGTTTTAATATCAGCTTTTATGGCTTGTATTTAACTCCTTTTGTGGGTTTCCTCGTATTCTTTAACTTGTTTGCTCCAAACTAAAGacatttgtaaatttatgtttatgttttttctgTCAACTCTAATAACTTATAAGTTATACCAATGCCGgaatgattttctttctttttatcggAATTTTCCCAATTCTTAAATTCAAGCACTGAATTCGTGTCCGGGAACTATTCCCTGCCTACCCGAAAACCCCAGTCAGATGTATACCACCGACCAACCTACCCTCAAATCTCCAGTCAGCAACTTCCCTCTGCTACATATTAATTGTTCCTTTTTTTCCAAAAGCTTCTGAAATCAAAGTAATGAAGGAACTCAAAATCCAGAAATTTGAGTAGAAGCAAATTTCTTACGTCTCTGTATATCGTTTCCTATCTATTGATTTAGCTGGCTTCTAGGCAAACTCCATTTTCTCAGcaaagaaaaagtagaagacAAAAACTCGTGAATTTTGACAACACATGAATAAAAAGATGTTTAAGAAAACAATCAAATATCACAAAGAAGTTGAAGCTGAGTTGCTCTGCTTCCTAATGACCTAAAAGAATAGTTTGTTTAATTTCGTGTTGTTCTACTTGGCATTCTTTTAATTAAcactaattttatattgtaaaatttcaaTCCAGTGGTTTACAGAAAGGCAGAAGAACGCTATGTTTGAAGCTCTGGAGAAGGTTAAAGCGGGTAATTCATTGTTACTTTGATCTCATGGAACCAAGAAACTCATATGAACTTTAAtcgatttttttccctttatttctCATGTTTTCTGTTTTGCGGTGCTTGTGTGGAACCACATATTATGGATTCATATTTGACTTCTGATGCAATTATTGCAGAATTGATGATTCTAGGTTTCATCTCCCTTCTCCTTACCTTTTGGGTATTTGGCTCATTTCAGCTACTTTGATATGATTTCAGTTATTACCAGAAATGGCTATAAACTGGAAAATATCACTAAGTTAGTCTGAACTTTGAACCTGTGAAACGATCACTAAATTAATAGTACTGCCACTAACAAAACCGATTAGTATAGCTATGGTACAAATTGTCTATAATTGTtccaaaccaaaacaaaataggCATATACTAGCTTGGATGATATGAAGAGGCCCCGTTCTAATTGTTAATATTTGAGTTCTGCCCAACTCTACTGAGTTGTGTTGATATTGGTTTTAAAAGTACTACAAGGACTGGTCATGTAATTTCCAAGTTTTCAAATTTATGTAATggagtttgttttttattctctGGTCTTTCAATTATTAACATAGTCGTTTTAATTGGGACTTTTTGCAGGGTTAAATGTCTTTAATTATCAAGAAAACTTGTTCCTTTAAAAGCACTATGATTTGGATGTGATATGCATACTACCATGAGGTgagaattgagataattttttctGGCGTAAATACTATGCTTGTGACTGTATGTAAGTGAATTCTTTTGGTAGGACAATACATTTGTCTTTATGTTAGATAAAGAGGTTAATACCATTTTGTAAGAAATGTGATGAGATCTTAATCAAAATGGCCTCAAATTTCAGATTACAGATTTGATTGAGCGTCAGTTTTAAGTGCGGGTTCCATCAAATTGTTCATATAGTTCTTTTTTTAAGTGTGGGAAAATGCTGAAAAGTAACTAGCCTTTTGGATTATTTGGCTTTTGTACATTATGGTTTTTATCTTATatcagtttattttttaaagaactttttTGCTTGTCTGTTCAGAGCATTCAAAATATCCAAAGGGTGGCCAACTTTTCTATCTACTTATATAGTCTCAAAAGCATCCATGAATGCCTACACAAGAATCCTggcaaaaaaaaatccaagtttCTGCATCAACTGTGTTTGCCCTGACTTTGTCAAGACAGAGGATGTAGTTGTTTGTGGACATAAATATTGGTAGCttgtgtaaataaatattgtagattGTGTAGTTGTTTGTGTCCAGTTGTGTATACTGTGTTGTGGATTATGTCTAGGTGTATGTGTGATTCAAGGTTTTGTGTCCAAATCAGGAATTGGGagtatattttgtaaaatttaccATACAAAACTTGTATATGAAATCAATCATGTTTCAATGTCAGTTCAGCTAATTTGTTTTTGTGCATGCATGAGTTTAGGAAAAAATCTATATAGCTTGTGCATATTTGTGTTCAATTTTCATCCTGTGTGTATAATAGATTGGGAAAAGTCTATATAAAGGGTGTAGTTTTTGTTCCACTTATCATCTTGTGTATAATAGATTGggaaaaaaatgttatcaaGAATGTTATAGATAAGCTCAAAAGTGATCAAGAATGTCATAGCTTTCACGGTACCTCTCCCCTATACAAAAGATGTTTGGTCAAGTACCTAATCGGGCTTTGCCCAATTCAAGGGGAAGTACCATTTACAATTGattcatagaagaaaaataaagaaaatatccaCTTATTTACACGTGTCCTATAGTTTATTCGAACGAAGCAAAATCTATTACAATTGATACAACCTAGtacaaatacaataatattCATGCACTTTTATTCTCAACCCTTCGCAACTTTTATTCGAGCTCAACCTTCTAAgcatttctctctctcgctctcttaGTTTATATTCCCTTTGCCGCAATGAATTTTGTTGTCTATCTTTATGTTGACCCTTATACACATGCCCGAATCCGACTTCTCCTATTAAGTTCTCCTTTGAAAAACCATTTCTTCCAAGTTGTATCCAAGGATTGTTGTTGGAAGACCTGTGCAGGTTGTTTTTGGAAGACGTGTATTCctggaattaaaaaatatatacatcatTGTAGCAAGGAAACTGCTCCTAAAAGAATGAAAGTGACATCTCTTACTCTATGAGAATTAAAACAATGGAAAAATTAAAGCGCTCTAACACCAAGACAATAACCATACCATCCTTATCCGTGAGCAAATGTTAGTTGGAACGATTATAGCAGCTCCATACTCCAATTACCAAGGTTCTTAGCCTAAGATggcaacaataaaattaaaaaatctatgaTTAGCACATGGCAACATATATGATTTGATTGGTCATCTGATTTCTTGAGTTGAAAAGGCATAGAACCAAATGAAGAATCTaccttttttggtttttgagttAAAAGGCATGAAGTCCATTTGGTGAAGTAATCATTCCGTCAATAAAGTCCATAACCATTTTTAGAAGCCTTAGTGGGGtttattgatataaattataatgactTCACAATACTTAAGCACACacataaaagtttaataaagTCTATAACCATTTTTAGAAGCTTTAGTGGGGTTTATTGATAGCAATTATAATGACTTCACAATACTTAGGATCATCATCGAAAGTGCTTTGAAAGTTCTGTAAAACACTATACAGTTGCAAAACCCATTACTTTACTACTTCAATAAAACCAGATTATACATACATTATACAGAAAACTAGATACATAAAACCCATTACTCTACTACTTGCTTTCAAATATACATACATCATACAGAAAACTAGATAAGAAAGGCACGAAACAACGTCATCCTAATTACAAGCTCTTATATATACAATCAGAATGAAGCAAAAAATCCATTGATCATTAAAAGAGTTGCAGAAGAATTAGCTCCTCTCAATTTaccaaacaaaaattcaaatatgtCAGTTCTTTTTTCCTAGATTGGCATCCGATAACTCCATTAGACTTCTCATTCCtactcttaaatatataaaacagaGCCTAAAAGCTGTGGTATAAGCACGCCTCTCAACAAATATCCTGAGCATAAATAAGCAAGGCTTTGGTCGTTCCCAACCCAACCCACGAAATCCACGAAAACATCAACCAAAATTTACGGAAATCAACAACCAAGACCCACAAAAAtcagcaaccaaacacacaTCTAAAGAACAGGAAAATcagcaaccaaaaataaatcttcagaacaacagaaacagaaaaacacaaccaataaaaagagaaaaagatctaaaaatagcaaaaggaatatatagaatatattcaAAGAACTTAGCtcatagaagaaaaaaagggcTTTGTCGATTCGTGGGTTTGGCTCTGTGGCTTCGTGGATACGACGACAAGAAGAGACCCATTGTGGGTTCGGCCGTGTTTGTGGCTGTTTTCGTGAGACAGAGCAATGAAAGTGCCATGTGTTCGTGGGTTGATCTGCGACTTTCTCGAAGAcgaagggagaagaagaagatgccaAGAGTTCGTGGGTGTCGCTGCGGCTTTATCGAAGACGAAGATGGACTGCTTTGGGTTGAGGGAAGGGGGAAGGAATCGAAGGGGTCGGGGGGAAAGTGGGATTCTATACGCGGAAGGGGGGATGGATAATGGGGGGAAAGAAATCGAAGGAAACCAGAGAGGGAAAGTGGTATTCTGTATGCggaagagagggagggagggggagaaagGAGGGTcattttgtttagttttatgCAAAATGACGCGTTTTTATTTTGCCACGTGGGCGCCGGTTTCGCACCGGGTCTCCAAGTCGGTTGTATCTagagtttttcttatttttttttttaatttttgtagagtttttctCATATGGAGATCATTAAATACACTTCTTTGGTATTTTTGAAAGCTCTGGGTCTCCAACATGTGGGTCCGCCGATGGTCTTCTCCGACGTAAGCCGGATGCGTGCCAAATTGGACTTTTAAATTAACGTCATTCGAAAAAGTATGCCTGAACTTAGTGCACGACAGaatgt
It contains:
- the LOC121235297 gene encoding MLO-like protein 8; this encodes MTMFFRCHQCLCVWLLLRGGTAMAATESSDSQTRELDQTPTWAVAGVSAFIIIISMPWKRSFTNLERGLQKGRRTLCLKLWRRLKRVIHCYFDLMEPRNSYEL